CAGTGGCAACGAAACCTCTGCAGCATTATTCGATGCATCGCACCACCCTTGCAAAAGAGCAGGCTCAGAGCCGGTTTCTTTGCTTTCAAgagtttaacaaaaaatagaTGAAAAAACAACTCTACGGAGAATCCTCTTAACTTGTCCTGGTCAAGCTAAATGGAGCATGGAAAAAACTTTGTATTTCTTCCTGCAAGCACATCTCGTGGTCTAGACTGGTCAAGATGTTTAGtacacagcaacagcgggTGTTACTATGGATACGCCACGCTGCTATCAGTCAGCGATCCTGTTTACGTCTGGGAGGTCAGGGATGCGTCTGGGAAAGCGGCCAAGGCGGGACCGTTCCCACTCACTCATTAATCCTGCAATCTAGGTCACGCTACTCGATGTTATGTCCGTTTTTCTTTAAGAGCATTATAGTGAtctaatttaaaataaaccaCCATCTACCTGTTGGTCCTCCATTCCTGTAGCTCATCGTAACCGGAACACCGAAGCAATATAGTCCAACCGAAGGTCAAAAGCTATTGACTTATATCATCTTTCTAGGCGAATTGAAACCACTTTATTTGCATTCCTTCCCAATTATCCCGTTTTGGGATGGTTCCtatttgcttttccctttATTTGACAAATGTGTGTGGTATCCGATTACTCTCTGGTGACACCGACTGGCGCGCGGTAGCATTTCATTAGTCACCATCCTATCGTGACGTCATCACGATCGTTTCTTTGTCGCCGCGCCGGTGTCATGTCGTGTGATGATTGATTTCCCTCCTTTGTGGAAAACATTATGGCGTGTTGCGGTGCCACTGGAATGCCCCCAGTATGATGGTGTACTAATATATAGTCCTTAAAGGAGCGAAAATTGTTTCCTAAAAATAGGTGGCTGCCTGCAGCTAAAGGCATCCTGGCGGTGCCTGCCGGGCTGTGATGGAGTTGAATTCGATTTAAAAGACATTCTTCAAAACCTCCCGATTAACCACACCGGCGTACTGCGTGTAGACGGTCGATTTGCCCGTCAGCGCGATGAATTGTTCGGCAACCTCGACGGCGACGCGCACCTGCGCCTCGGATGTACTGGCACCTGCCCATGGCAAAGGATTACAAGAGAGAACCGTTAAACGGAGTGACGCCATCGGTTTTGCGTTCCTCTCGAATGGCCAATAGCCAACAAGTCTTACCGAGGTGCGGTGTAGCGACCACCTTCGGGTGATTGATGAGCTTCTTGGTGGTTTCCGATTTCGGTGGTTCCTCCGGGTAGACATCTACTGCCGCCCCACCACAGTGGCCACTTTCGAGCGATGCCAGCAGGGCCGCCTCATCGATAATGCCACCGCGGGCCACGTTAATCACGCGCACGCCTTTCGGGCATTTAGCGAGCGTTTCCGTTGAGATCAGATCTACAAAAAGGATGCGGAATTGTGAGCACCAATCCGGAGCGCATATGTGTCGTCATCGGTCGCACACTTACTTTTGGTGGCCGGTATGAGCGGCGTGTGCACGGTAATGTAGTCTGCCTGGGGCCAGATCTGTTCCAGTTCGAGCTTCTCGATGCCGGCCGCCTTCGCCTCGGCGTGCGTCGTAATCGGATCGTACCCGATCACCCGCATCCCGAACGCATTCATCCGGATGCCAACCTCACGCCCTATACGTCCCAGCCCTAGAATGGCCAACGTTTTACCGTACAGCTCCGTACCGGAGTAGAGCTTTCGGTCCCAGCGGCCCTCCTTCATGCTGGTAGCAGCCGGACAGATGGGCCGAGCCAGTGCACCGATCAGGAAGCACGTGAGCTCACAAGCGGATATGGAATTACCGCCCGGGGTGCTGATTGGGAAGAGCGGGAGAGACCAAAACATAGTTACAGGGGAGCCCATGACGCGCGCCtgttgccatcatcatggtgCCTTACTTGAGTACCAGCACATTGTTCTTGGTGGCCGCttcgatgttgatgttgtccACACCAGCTCCGGCCCGTCCGACGGCCTTCACTCGACCCGCACCAGCATCCAGGATTTCGGCAGTAATCTTCGTATCGGACCGTACGATGAGAGCATCATAATTCTGGAAAAGAAGTATCGATTAGTACGACACCCGGACACTGTTTGATTGCATTTCGGATTCCCGTTTTCCGGCAA
The sequence above is a segment of the Anopheles darlingi chromosome 2, idAnoDarlMG_H_01, whole genome shotgun sequence genome. Coding sequences within it:
- the LOC125960100 gene encoding D-3-phosphoglycerate dehydrogenase; the protein is MPIDIKRVLVCDAVDNACVKLLQDHQIQVDYKLKLTKDELVKEVKNYDALIVRSDTKITAEILDAGAGRVKAVGRAGAGVDNINIEAATKNNVLVLNTPGGNSISACELTCFLIGALARPICPAATSMKEGRWDRKLYSGTELYGKTLAILGLGRIGREVGIRMNAFGMRVIGYDPITTHAEAKAAGIEKLELEQIWPQADYITVHTPLIPATKNLISTETLAKCPKGVRVINVARGGIIDEAALLASLESGHCGGAAVDVYPEEPPKSETTKKLINHPKVVATPHLGASTSEAQVRVAVEVAEQFIALTGKSTVYTQYAGVVNREVLKNVF